Part of the Woronichinia naegeliana WA131 genome, GATTTTCTGCTGATGGTATGAGAATTTATGGTAATCGAGAACTGAAGACCTTGCCCGGTCAACTAACTCGTCCAACGGCAGCGAAGGTTCGTACTGCCTTATTTAATATTTGGCGGGATATTGAGGGCTGTTCCTGGTTAGATCTCTGTGCGGGAAATGGTTCGATGGGAGCCGAGGCCTTGGGGCGGGGAGCCAAAAAAGTGGTAGGGATTGAACAATCTGGCAAAGCTTGTGCGGTGATTCAGCGCAATTGGCAAAAAGTAGCTCAATCGTCTCAATCTTTTACCGTAATACGA contains:
- the rsmD gene encoding 16S rRNA (guanine(966)-N(2))-methyltransferase RsmD; its protein translation is MRIYGNRELKTLPGQLTRPTAAKVRTALFNIWRDIEGCSWLDLCAGNGSMGAEALGRGAKKVVGIEQSGKACAVIQRNWQKVAQSSQSFTVIRGHVLTQLGHWQGNPFDYIYFDPPYESNLYESVLIAIASQHLLESGGEIAVEHDPKYWTAQEIPTLSICRQKHYGKTSLTFYQRNGFKTPSF